In Cercospora beticola chromosome 3, complete sequence, the following proteins share a genomic window:
- a CDS encoding uncharacterized protein (SMCOG1002:AMP-dependent synthetase and ligase~antiSMASH:Cluster_5), with translation MAASSVERIYHHPTQRYEAIPSMDLLTLLFESELSAAQDDTVLHFEAKDPENKINKAQLSALTQNIAHGLRHKYGIGKDGPDTDTVTVISHGQILVPALLYGIIAAGGVYSAASPSSTVSELARQVKIGKSNLIVCGEEHRDVAAKAAKECGLPPQNVLVLDSTKGAWKLQSLDGKVNAISGEKLKWRTITDPVKLKSSLIVILWSSGTTGLPKGVMLSHTNLVAETHLTSLSVREWVAKEMEKGTFEPPTTSPTTLAHLPISHIAGLFGYLIGPIYSAATVIWMRKYNWSDLLSNLRKYKITSFYTVPSIWLRISKSPEITDHLSSLEAANTGAAPMDSILQQASNKRIGDGTKTFIGQTWGLSETTGAVTAIPKGEVDLTGCIGYILPAVELRIVDEEFRDVEPGQEGELLIRSPLVTNGYYDNEEATRGAFRGGWFCSGDIGVFREGKFYVVDRKKELLKYKGLQVAPAELENLLFTHPHIREAAVVGVPAPDDPTTDLPRAYIVATDRNKVTEEEVKDFVKYRVAPYKQLRGGVVFIDEIPKNAIGKFLRKDLRERAKRELQAQKARL, from the exons ATGGCAGCTTCTTCAGTAGAGAGGATCTACCATCACCCCACACAGCGCTATGAGGCGATCCCGTCTATGGACTTGTTGACGCTACTGTTTG AATCTGAACTTTCAGCTGCGCAAGATGATACCGTACTTCACTTCGAAGCCAAGGATCCAGAGAACAAGATCAACAAGGCACAACTTTCAGCTTTGACACAGAACATCGCACATGGCCTTCGACACAAGTATGGCATTGGTAAGGATGGACCGGATACAGATACAGTGACGGTAATCAGCCATGGACAAATTCTGGTTCCGGCTTTACTATACGGCATCATAGCTGCGGGCGGCGTGTACTCTGCCGCCAGTCCTTCTTCCACTGTTTCTGAACTTGCCCGACAAGTCAAGATTGGCAAAAGCAACCTCATTGTCTGTGGCGAAGAGCATCGCGATGTTGCCGCCAAAGCTGCCAAGGAATGCGGCCTTCCCCCACAAAACGTCCTTGTGCTCGACTCAACGAAAGGAGCCTGGAAGTTGCAAAGCTTGGATGGCAAAGTGAACGCCATCTCGGGAGAGAAACTAAAATGGAGAACAATCACCGACCCCGTCAAATTGAAATCGAGCTTAATCGTCATCCTCTGGTCCAGCGGCACAACCGGTCTCCCCAAAGGCGTCATGCTCTCACACACCAACCTCGTCGCCGAAACCCATCTCACCTCCCTCAGCGTCCGCGAATGGGTCGCAAAAGAAATGGAGAAAGGCACCTTCGAACCACCCACCACCTCTCCCACAACACTCGCTCACCTCCCCATTTCCCACATCGCAGGCCTGTTCGGCTACCTCATCGGACCCATCTACTCCGCCGCAACAGTAATCTGGATGCGAAAATACAACTGGTCCGACCTCCTGTCCAATTTGAGAAAGTATAAGATAACTTCATTTTACACCGTCCCCTCAATCTGGCTCCGCATCTCCAAATCCCCCGAAATCACAGACCATTTATCCTCCCTCGAAGCAGCAAACACAGGCGCCGCACCCATGGACTCTATCCTCCAGCAAGCTTCCAATAAACGTATCGGCGACGGAACGAAAACTTTCATCGGACAGACGTGGGGATTATCGGAGACAACAGGTGCGGTTACGGCGATTCCGAAAGGAGAAGTTGATTTGACGGGTTGTATTGGGTATATTTTACCTGCGGTGGAGTTGAGGATTGTGGATGAGGAGTTTAGGGATGTGGAACCTGGGCAGGAGGGGGAGTTGTTGATTAGGAGTCCGCTGGTTACGAATGGGTATTATGATAATGAAGAGGCGACGAGGGGGGCTTTTCGTGGGGGGTGGTTTTGTAGTGGGGATATTGGAGTCTTCAGAGAGGGGAAGTTTTATGTGGTTGATCGGAAGAAG GAACTTCTGAAGTACAAAGGCTTGCAAGTCGCACCAGCGGAACTGGAGAATCTGCTGTTCACGCATCCGCATATTCGAGAGGCGGCGGTAGTCGGCGTACCAGCACCTGACGATCCAACGACCGATTTACCTCGGGCTTACATTGTTGCGACCGACAGAAATAAAGTCACAGAAGAGGAGGTGAAAGACTTTGTCAAGTACAGGGTTGCGCCGTACAAGCAATTGCGAGGTGGCGTTGTGTTCATTGATGAGATCCCGAA AAATGCGATAGGCAAGTTCTTACGTAAAGACTTGC
- a CDS encoding uncharacterized protein (antiSMASH:Cluster_5) produces the protein MVNKPHAPRAAGKANGKKPSAAALNEEDTSYIVFGDGKPKKSKKPAQESSNAQASSSKGKVAAGSTPAQPDEPKKPDTRTLIGGASWTGKLPQTMFNEHCQKQKWERPEYTIHRNPRGWTGGVIIKQKNPKTQEIVTLPPIVPPPDYLKERGTQESALEARHFAAAYALFRVSNMKNIHMMLPPKYRDLWKGDFQDLKSEAIGQGNAYMYEADPFLAKKRHDEEKVAKDKARADKVKQQAEDKKLEVVSLDGQVQSKHVLKGWMRVPKVEMGEVTRRNAERLIRQGGAWNPHDIKLSANERKSIVEDLSKIGFRKSHVEETTEICKDKEECLEWLLIHVPEDDLPKWTLPDNYMAGVSMASGDLRRQGKIKRLSATGYSPELCAEVLDSCNGDEARAAEMLQCRLLGQEAPQARPSEPDLELWEEEMATSEAIFGDKFTKQQSMCTVSLELQTAGEKPIILRARPPSNGYPYTPPILSIEAELPAHVRLSILKKVLVAANEEFLGAQMLFNIVDWLEQNVPGIIIDPGRLSDVASATSTSTITVARPAKKKPRRQPKPISWSAQTPTSEGLLRTWQERQTTSEQQKMLQARQNLPAWKLRDAIVSTVNNNQVTIISGETGSGKSTQSVQFVLDDLIQRCFGDQANIICTQPRRISAIGLADRVADERCVKVGEEVGYAIRGESKQIQGTTKITFVTTGVLLRRLQTSGGSTGDVVRSLADVSHVVIDEVHERSLDTDFLLVLLRDVLKKRKDLKLILMSATLDAAMFEDYFKASSSVGKVGIEGRTYPVQDIYLDEILRATGFGGAVEEEESNGLADLTLDDVIRGNTSGTSTPRAQPGLGQALRSVGTRINYDLIARTVELIDHKLGSIEGGILIFLPGVGEIDQALRALRNIPNLHALPLHASLQSFEQRKVFPRAPRGLRKVIAATNVAETSITIEDIVAVIDTGRVKETSFDPANNMVKLAEVWASRAACKQRRGRAGRVRAGECYKLYTRSAEDKMAERPEPEIRRVPLEQLCLSVRAMGVADVPSFLASALTPPESLAVAGALKLLGRIGALDSTDLTALGRHLSMIPADLRCGKLLVYGAAFGCLEAALTIAAILTVKSPFVSPKDKRDESKAARTSFGGTQGDLICDLHAYEQWSEGRAGGEPTSSLRRWCDANFLNHQTLLDISTNRTQYLSSLQEIGFLPTGYRPGNANAESFNRNNTSEVLIRALVAGSFQPQVARIEFPDKKYAASSSGAVELDPEARTIKYFNEENGRVFVHPSSTLFDAQTFPGNSVYMSYFTKMATSKVFIRDLTPFNVYSLLMFSGPITIDPQGRGLLVDDWIRLRGWARIGVLVSRLRMMFDEVLARKLDEPGLDMGENEVVKAVRKLVQLDGLDH, from the coding sequence ATGGTCAACAAGCCACATGCACCTCGAGCAGCTGGCAAGGCCAACGGGAAAAAGCCATCGGCAGCCGCCCTGAACGAAGAGGACACGAGCTACATCGTCTTCGGCGATGGGAAACCAaaaaagagcaagaagcctgCTCAAGAGAGTAGCAATGCACAGGCAAGTAGCAGCAAGGGCAAGGTCGCGGCAGGCTCGACTCCAGCACAACCAGACGAACCTAAGAAGCCTGACACGAGGACGCTGATCGGTGGTGCATCATGGACTGGCAAGCTGCCGCAGACCATGTTCAACGAGCATTGTCAGAAGCAGAAGTGGGAGCGACCGGAGTATACCATCCATCGCAATCCGAGGGGCTGGACGGGAGGAGTTATCATCAAGCAGAAGAATCCGAAAACACAGGAGATCGTAACGCTTCCACCTATCGTGCCGCCGCCAGACTATCTGAAAGAGCGAGGAACCCAGGAAAGTGCTCTTGAAGCACGGCATTTCGCAGCTGCATATGCCCTGTTCAGAGTGAGCAATATGAAAAACATCCACATGATGCTGCCGCCTAAGTACCGCGACTTGTGGAAAGGTGACTTTCAGGACCTAAAGAGCGAGGCTATAGGGCAGGGCAATGCGTACATGTACGAGGCAGACCCATTTCTGGCGAAGAAACGACATGACGAAGAAAAGGTAGCCAAGGACAAGGCCAGAGCGGACAAGGTCAAGCAACAGGCAGAAGACAAGAAGCTGGAAGTTGTCAGTCTTGATGGACAGGTTCAGAGCAAACACGTCTTGAAAGGCTGGATGCGCGTGCCCAAAGTCGAGATGGGAGAAGTGACGAGGCGCAATGCTGAACGACTCATTCGGCAGGGCGGCGCATGGAACCCCCACGACATTAAACTATCTGCCAACGAGCGGAAAAGCATCGTGGAGGACCTGTCCAAGATTGGATTTCGGAAAAGCCATGTGGAGGAGACTACTGAGATATGCAAGGACAAAGAAGAGTGCCTCGAGTGGCTGCTCATCCACGTGCCGGAAGACGATCTTCCGAAGTGGACACTGCCCGACAACTACATGGCTGGCGTTAGCATGGCTAGTGGTGACCTTAGACGCCAGGGAAAGATCAAGCGCCTATCCGCGACTGGATACTCTCCCGAACTCTGCGCGGAAGTTTTGGACTCATGCAATGGGGACGAGGCTCGTGCAGCAGAGATGCTTCAGTGCAGACTGCTAGGACAAGAGGCGCCTCAAGCAAGGCCTTCCGAACCAGACCTGGAGCTTTGGGAAGAAGAGATGGCAACTTCAGAGGCCATTTTTGGCGACAAGTTTACCAAACAACAGTCAATGTGCACAGTCAGTCTGGAGCTGCAAACGGCGGGTGAGAAGCCGATCATCCTGCGTGCACGGCCACCCTCCAATGGCTACCCGTACACTCCACCGATCTTGTCCATCGAAGCCGAGCTGCCTGCGCATGTGCGTCTCAGTATTTTGAAGAAAGTGCTCGTTGCGGCCAACGAGGAGTTCCTTGGGGCTCAAATGCTGTTCAACATTGTGGATTGGCTAGAGCAGAACGTACCCGGTATCATCATTGATCCTGGAAGGCTGAGTGATGTAGCTTCTGCTACCTCAACTTCGACCATCACAGTGGCGAGgcctgcgaagaagaagccgcggAGACAGCCAAAACCTATCTCATGGTCGGCACAAACTCCTACGAGTGAGGGACTCTTGCGGACTTGGCAAGAACGGCAGACAACATCCGAACAGCAGAAGATGTTGCAAGCCCGGCAGAACCTCCCTGCTTGGAAGCTGCGAGATGCGATCGTCAGCACTGTGAACAACAACCAAGTCACAATCATCTCTGGTGAGACAGGATCAGGAAAGTCTACACAGTCTGTGCAATTCGTCCTCGATGACTTGATACAGCGCTGCTTCGGTGACCAGGCAAACATCATCTGCACGCAGCCACGAAGAATCTCTGCGATAGGTCTCGCAGACCGTGTCGCTGACGAGAGATGTGTCAAGGTCGGTGAAGAGGTTGGATATGCGATCCGCGGCGAGTCAAAGCAAATACAGGGCACTACGAAGATCACGTTTGTGACTACTGGTGTCCTGCTTCGCCGCCTGCAGACCTCTGGCGGAAGTACAGGCGACGTCGTGCGAAGCCTCGCTGATGTCTCGCATGTGGTGATTGATGAGGTCCACGAGCGCTCACTTGACACTGACTTCttgttggtgctgctgcgggaTGTTctcaagaagcgcaaagatCTCAAACTCATTCTCATGAGTGCTACACTGGATGCTGCAATGTTTGAGGATTATTTCAAGGCGTCCTCTAGCGTTGGAAAAGTCGGGATCGAGGGTCGCACTTATCCAGTGCAAGACATCTACTTGGATGAGATTCTTCGAGCGACCGGGTTTGGCGGTGccgttgaagaagaggaatcgAACGGTCTGGCGGATCTGACTCTTGACGATGTGATCCGCGGCAACACCTCGGGGACTTCAACGCCACGAGCACAGCCAGGCCTTGGTCAGGCATTGAGATCTGTTGGCACGAGGATTAATTACGATCTAATTGCCCGGACTGTTGAGCTCATTGACCACAAGTTGGGTAGCATCGAGGGAGGCATTCTGATTTTCCTACCAGGTGTGGGCGAGATTGACCAAGCATTACGAGCGCTACGCAATATTCCGAACTTGCACGCGCTGCCGTTGCACGCCTCGCTTCAAAGCTTTGAACAGCGAAAAGTGTTCCCGAGAGCGCCGCGAGGATTGCGCAAGGTCATTGCAGCCACCAATGTTGCTGAAACGTCTATCACGATCGAAGATATCGTGGCCGTCATCGACACTGGTCGCGTGAAGGAGACAAGCTTCGATCCTGCCAATAACATGGTAAAGCTTGCCGAAGTGTGGGCTTCGAGGGCTGCATGCAAGCAGCGCCGCGGTCGTGCTGGTCGTGTTCGGGCGGGCGAGTGCTACAAGTTGTACACGCGATCCGCAGAGGACAAGATGGCTGAGCGACCCGAGCCTGAGATTCGGCGGGTACCACTCGAGCAACTTTGCTTGTCAGTACGCGCTATGGGTGTCGCAGATGTGCCATCGTTCCTCGCCTCTGCACTCACACCTCCAGAATCGCTGGCTGTAGCAGGGGCATTGAAACTGCTTGGCCGCATAGGTGCCCTGGACAGTACTGACCTGACAGCGCTTGGGCGACACTTGTCCATGATTCCCGCTGACCTTCGTTGTGGCAAGCTGCTGGTATATGGCGCTGCATTTGGCTGTCTAGAAGCTGCGCTGACCATTGCCGCAATCCTTACTGTCAAGAGTCCCTTTGTGAGTCCCAAGGACAAGCGGGATGAGTCGAAGGCAGCTCGAACTTCATTTGGTGGTACACAAGGAGACCTCATCTGCGATTTACATGCGTATGAGCAATGGTCAgaaggaagagcaggaggagaaCCAACCTCATCCTTGCGGAGGTGGTGCGATGCTAATTTCCTGAATCACCAAACACTACTGGACATCTCCACCAACCGAACGCAATATCTGTCATCTCTACAAGAGATCGGATTCCTTCCCACTGGCTACAGACCTGGAAATGCCAACGCGGAAAGTTTCAATCGTAACAACACGAGCGAAGTGCTCATCCGCGCGCTCGTTGCCGGTTCTTTCCAACCACAAGTCGCCCGCATCGAGTTCCCTGATAAGAAATATGCTGCATCGTCTTCTGGCGCAGTCGAACTGGATCCTGAAGCTCGTACGATCAAGTACTTCAACGAAGAGAACGGCCGCGTTTTCGTGCACCCGTCGTCTACACTCTTCGATGCTCAGACATTCCCTGGAAACTCGGTATACATGAGTTACTTCACGAAGATGGCCACGAGCAAGGTCTTCATTCGGGATCTGACGCCATTCAACGTTTACAGTCTGCTCATGTTCTCTGGTCCGATCACAATTGATCCCCAAGGCAGAGGACTGCTGGTCGATGACTGGATTCGATTGAGAGGCTGGGCTAGGATTGGAGTTCTGGTCAGCAGGCTGAGAATGATGTTTGACGAGGTTCTGGCGAGGAAGTTGGACGAGCCTGGACTTGATATGGGAGAGAATGAGGTTGTCAAAGCTGTCAGAAAGCTGGTCCAACTCGATGGTCTTGACCATTGA
- a CDS encoding uncharacterized protein (antiSMASH:Cluster_5): MAASKTANSNGGWTVIHASGDSFKILNGPTENVDMVHLVVHCDWSITGYGVNMPGIMATLASQCPDTQRIYVQLSFGNYRTSVAEPVQFGSSVTAFVKAALAAKFGNSCPIFMGVTDVANSVFKVTEHLEALGQDRKDFTDDPAAVIMYRRGSAINVGTTQQDTGSAKMSE, from the exons ATGGCTGCCTCGAAGACCGCAAACTCTAATGGAGGCTGGACTGTCATTCATGCCAGCGGCGATTCCTTCAAGATACTCAATGGCCCAACGGAAAACGTGGACATGGTGCATTTGGTCGTGCATTGTGACTGGAGCATAACT GGTTATGGCGTCAACATGCCGGGCATCATGGCGACTCTCGCGAGCCAATGCCCAGACACCCAGCGAATTTACGTCCAGCTCTCTTTCGGGAACTATCGAACATCAGTCGCGGAGCCCGTCCAGTTTGGCAGCAGCGTCACGGCGTTCGTCAAGGCTGCGCTCGCTGCGAAGTTTGGCAACTCTTGTCCTATCTTTATGGGAGTCACTGATGTGGCGAACTCGGTCTTTAAGGTGACGGAGCATCTTGAGGCGCTGGGTCAAGACAGAAAAGACTTTACGGACGACCCTGCCGCCGTAATCATGTACCGGAGGGGATCAGCTATCAACGTCGGAACAACACAGCAGGACACAGGATCGGCAAAGATGAGTGAGTAG
- a CDS encoding uncharacterized protein (antiSMASH:Cluster_5) has protein sequence MHFYTVVALAAIATSANAQLPGLGGLGGAAAAPAAPKAKLTAQEVKASIEEITDKAADTEVIAQRIKSKADGFQVGPELIVSIKEINQLFTKESEALAAQDDLPEAPELKEPEAAEPALDRRQLPVDALSGLLGQKKAPGKAPADKRQLPVGALGGLLGQKTAPGKAAGEKRQLPVGALGGLLGQKEAPAKGKKGEKRQLPLNAVSGLLGQKEAPAKAPKETPAKAEKEATGKAQKTAPAKAQKAAPAKALKGAPVKAQEQKRQLPGLPLPGLDSVTNTLSPGKPEASADEPVLEQVFFAVEDQAEICYAFTDLTKVHEMMLKTVIEKREFFTFNTITAQTAKILRLLEREFDEFAAVLIESVPTCAFSVKQDQQKMEKTMKKSIETFTL, from the exons ATGCATTTTTACACAGTCGTGGCGTTGGCCGCCATCGCCACATCGGCCAATGCTCAATTGCCAGGTCTCGGTGGACTTGGTGGAGCAGCCGCCGCGCCAGCTGCGCCGAAGGCCAAATTGACGGCCCAAGAAGTGAAGGCGAGCATTGAAGAGATCACTGATAAGGCCGCCGATACCGAAGTCATCGCTCAACGCATCAAGAGCAAGGCTGACGGCTTTCAAGTCGGTCCC GAGCTTATTGTTAGCATCAAGGAGATCAACCAGCTCTTCACCAAAGAGAGCGAGGCTTTGGCGGCGCAGGATGATCTGCCGGAGGCGCCAGAGTTGAAGGAGCCTGAAGCTGCGGAGCCAGCACTGGATAGGCGACAGCTGCCTGTCGATGCCTTAAGCGGCCTTCTGGGCCAGAAGAAGGCTCCCGGCAAAGCACCAGCAGACAAGCGCCAGCTACCTGTCGGCGCCTTGGGCGGTCTCTTGGGTCAAAAGACGGCCCCAGGCAAAGCGGCAGGAGAGAAACGACAGCTCCCTGTCGGCGCGTTGGGCGGCCTCTTGGGCCAGAAGGAAGCTCCTGCTAAAGGTAAAAAGGGAGAGAAACGACAGCTGCCTCTCAACGCTGTGAGCGGTCTCTTGGGCCAGAAGGAAGCACCTGCCAAAGCACCGAAAGAGACCCCAGCCAAAGCAGAAAAGGAAGCTACCGGCAAGGCCCAGAAGACAGCACCTGCTAAGGCCCAAAAAGCAGCACCTGCTAAGGCACTGAAGGGAGCACCTGTCAAAGCACAAGAGCAGAAACGTCAACTCCCTGGTCTCCCTCTTCCGGGCTTGGATAGCGTCACAAACACCCTCTCCCCAGGCAAGCCCGAAGCATCAGCAGATGAGCCCGTGCTTGAGcaggtcttcttcgccgtcgaAGATCAAGCCGAGATATGCTACGCCTTCACCGACTTGACCAAGGTTCACGAGATGATGCTCAAGACTGTCATCGAGAAGCGCGAGTTCTTCACTTTCAACACGATCACTGCCCAGACTGCTAAGATTCTGCGTCTCCTTGAACGCGAATTCGATGAGTTTGCGGCGGTGCTCATTGAATCTGTTCCAACTTGTGCGTTCAGCGTCAAGCAGGACCAacagaagatggagaagaccATGAAGAAGTCCATCGAGACTTTCACCTTGTAG
- a CDS encoding mitochondrial 54S ribosomal protein mL67 (antiSMASH:Cluster_5) has protein sequence MQRSMRAAQVLPKGHGEAIYAYCNIRTNQVLYSLERTLRQSHLEQLADVGANNNPPKLRKDIWRPLFTVHLPDRQQGLELFRSLREYRLLHETNWDLPESIKTPYTEKQIEEMQAKLDNRGGSKKETVFDVIKREKKKLRVKMVMNQKANSVADLAAILVRQEQQSASLASQKEALLKRRKSKVLGEIISLAKEFERSGNKDLDKQIAELRAEVKEAVKKSLDKSNTAKVRKEQYQKAQTTREALQKVRVQAEKRLWASESVKKAKERAATETSSREEAARANEAAAEGAQESNPKESSPSKPIVVEYRQFIEPYPPELDPIRAALEGKAFSKRDPLYRAHQRDVRLVQRPIYSTKGIAVQWANSLDLEYAEMWPEKVKHLNMGFVRNAAPKADAEAIHEVSDFKAQQWKSRPANWDAVLRSGQTGAVEAAEPVAEGGSVVEAQAAEQKQEEDRQAVLQEVKERILLDLKVKASTPTHRWPKALAKSRRQRRDSLRQNKPIMSQTSTTENEVVLPAEPTSSENAPTL, from the exons ATGCAAAGGAGCATGCGCGCCGCTCAGGTGCTCCCCAAGGGCCATGGGGAAGCCATCTACGCCTACTGCAATATCCGCACCAACCAGGTGCTCTACTCATTGGAGCGGACACTACGA CAATCACATTTAGAGCAGCTCGCAGATGTCGGGGCCAACAACAATCCCCCCAAACTCCGCAAGGATATCTGGCGACCGCTTTTCACCGTCCATCTCCCCGACCGACAGCAGGGCCTCGAGCTGTTTCGAAGTTTGCGCGAATATCGGTTGCTGCACGAGACCAATTGGGATCTACCTGAGTCCATCAAAACGCCATACACCGAGAAGCAGATTGAGGAAATGCAGGCCAAGCTGGACAACCGCGGAGGAAGCAAGAAGGAGACTGTTTTTGATGTTATCAAGCGGGAAAAGAAAAAGCTACGCGTCAAGATGGTCATGAATCAAAAGGCGAATAGCGTGGCTGATCTAGCTGCGATCCTGGTGCGACAGGAGCAACAAAGTGCATCACTGGCAAGCCAAAAGGAAGCCCTGTTGAAGCGGAGAAAATCGAAGGTCCTGGGTGAGATCATAAGTCTGGCGAAGGAATTCGAACGCAGTGGCAACAAGGATCTGGACAAACAAATAGCTGAACTCAGGGCCGAGGTGAAGGAGGCCGTTAAAAAGAGCCTGGACAAGAGTAACACCGCCAAGGTGAGAAAGGAACAGTATCAAAAAGCACAAACAACCCGCGAGGCTCTTCAGAAGGTCAGGGTCCAAGCAGAAAAGAGGCTGTGGGCATCCGAGTCTGTGAAGAAGGCTAAGGAGAGGGCAGCTACCGAAACCTCTTCGCGAGAGGAAGCTGCTAGAGCAAATGAGGCAGCTGCCGAAGGCGCACAGGAATCCAATCCCAAGGAATCTTCGCCCAGTAAGCCAATCGTGGTTGAATACAGGCAATTCATCGAGCCGTACCCACCGGAGTTGGACCCCATCCGTGCAGCACTCGAGGGCAAAGCTTTCAGCAAGCGTGATCCATTGTACAGAGCGCACCAGAGGGATGTGCGACTTGTACAGAGACCAATTTATAGCACGAAAGGCATCGCGGTTCAGTGGGCAAATTCGCTCGATCTCGAATACGCCGAGATGTGGCCCGAGAAAGTCAAGCACTTGAATATGGGTTTTGTCAGGAATGCGGCGCCCAAAGCTGATGCGGAAGCCATTCACGAGGTATCGGACTTTAAGGCCCAGCAATGGAAATCCAGGCCCGCGAACTGGGATGCGGTGCTCAGATCAGGGCAGACAGGGGCAGTGGAAGCTGCGGAGCCAGTCGCTGAAGGTGGTTCAGTAGTTGAGGCACAGGCGGcggagcagaagcaggaagaggatCGTCAGGCTGTGCTACAAGAGGTCAAAGAACGAATTCTCCTGGACTTGAAGGTCAAAGCGAGTACACCTACGCACCGTTGGCCTAAAGCGCTGGCAAAATCGCGCCGACAGCGAAGAGATTCACTTCGGCAGAACAAGCCAATAATGAGTCAGACTTCGACTACTGAGAATGAGGTGGTGCTCCCTGCGGAACCGACAAGCTCGGAAAATGCACCAACGCTATAG
- a CDS encoding uncharacterized protein (antiSMASH:Cluster_5) translates to MNNNQRAPPSRSSTQAAAQSLQSSHPNAVLDQGVHTRTSSMLHPSTTSSIPLDPWASSHESVATLYGGRPALPADAECPTPDPIWMLCQLDEHEGKALRMPLASRRNFLCAIGVTRMHDGVDSELANKIILEWYHLQRVNRARQHKAAIKQQPTFARYLSQQPAVPISVDAEAALKRVASRRKENKKDTPASADSSPEKPPRLDISYEHQIGQLKERLQNFKV, encoded by the coding sequence ATGAACAACAACCAGCGTGCTCCGCCCTCTCGTTCTTCGACTCAAGCTGCAGCTCAGTCACTACAATCCAGCCACCCCAATGCCGTTCTCGACCAGGGTGTGCATACTCGAACTAGCTCAATGTTGCATCCTTCGACCACAAGCAGCATCCCGTTAGACCCATGGGCCTCTTCTCATGAGTCAGTCGCCACGCTTTACGGCGGTCGGCCCGCTTTACCTGCAGATGCTGAATGTCCCACACCCGACCCCATCTGGATGCTCTGTCAACTCGATGAGCACGAAGGAAAGGCTCTACGCATGCCACTAGCCTCTCGGCGCAATTTCCTGTGCGCCATAGGCGTTACGCGCATGCACGACGGCGTTGATAGCGAGCTCGCCAACAAGATAATTCTCGAATGGTATCATCTCCAAAGGGTCAATCGCGCTCGTCAGCACAAGGCTGCAATTAAACAACAGCCCACTTTCGCCCGATACCTGTCGCAACAGCCTGCAGTCCCGATCTCTGTAGACGCCGAAGCAGCTCTCAAACGTGTCGCGAGTCGTCGCAAAGAAAACAAGAAGGACACGCCGGCATCCGCCGATTCCAGCCCGGAGAAACCGCCACGACTTGATATCTCTTATGAACATCAGATCGGGCAGCT